The Lycium ferocissimum isolate CSIRO_LF1 chromosome 10, AGI_CSIRO_Lferr_CH_V1, whole genome shotgun sequence genome window below encodes:
- the LOC132035260 gene encoding lysine histidine transporter-like 8, translating to MPNGGILSALDKYRGKDTSKAILGITSLLVVVHCLTSFQIYAMPVFDNLEFRYTSNKKKPCPWWLRTGLRLFFGCLAFFISVALPFLSSLAGLIGGIALPVTLAYPCLMWIMIKKPKRYTSSWFVNWSLGVLGLVLSVLLAFGARWTIATQGIMSISSSPNEDQKGTGDQQKSN from the coding sequence ATGCCAAATGGAGGGATATTGAGTGCATTGGACAAATACCGTGGAAAAGACACTTCAAAAGCAATTCTAGGGATAACAAGTTTACTGGTGGTAGTCCATTGTCTTACCTCATTCCAAATCTATGCAATGCCAGTTTTTGATAATCTGGAGTTTAGATACACCAGCAACAAGAAAAAACCATGTCCATGGTGGCTTAGAACAGGATTGAGGCTATTCTTTGGATGCCTAGCATTTTTCATATCAGTGGCACTCCCCTTTTTGTCAAGTCTGGCTGGGCTGATTGGTGGAATTGCTCTGCCAGTTACTTTGGCATATCCTTGTCTAATGTGGATAATGATCAAGAAACCTAAGAGATACACTTCAAGTTGGTTTGTTAATTGGTCACTCGGAGTTTTGGGCTTGGTTCTAAGTGTTCTTTTGGCATTTGGTGCTAGATGGACAATAGCAACTCAAGGTATAATGTCCATTTCTTCAAGCCCCAATGAAGACCAAAAAGGTACGGGTGATCAACAAAAATCTAACTAG